A window of Tautonia plasticadhaerens contains these coding sequences:
- a CDS encoding SRPBCC family protein, giving the protein MNSAGSIRQGQQAGRELWQAQGDRRRVNVGQTERLVSQVGGGALIVVGLARGGLKGLLAAGMGAALLARGTTGHCSLYEAIGMDTSEPEQGPYGAVPAQQGVRVEESIIIDRVPDDIYLFWRDHANLSKFMTDVVEVTSADGIHSHWVVGGPMGLTLEYDAEIHNDEPGRLISWRSLPGAQLATAGTVRFSPAAGGRGTEVRVNQKFDPPGGKLTVGLAKLLGHDPTSVTRENLRRLKQLMEAGEVATISGQPSGRA; this is encoded by the coding sequence ATGAATTCGGCAGGATCGATCCGGCAGGGCCAGCAGGCCGGCCGGGAGTTGTGGCAGGCCCAGGGCGATCGACGCCGGGTGAACGTGGGGCAGACCGAGCGGCTCGTCTCGCAGGTCGGCGGCGGGGCGCTCATCGTGGTCGGCCTGGCCCGGGGGGGCCTGAAGGGCCTGCTGGCCGCCGGCATGGGGGCCGCGCTGCTCGCCCGGGGGACCACCGGGCACTGCTCGCTCTACGAGGCGATCGGCATGGACACCTCGGAGCCCGAGCAGGGCCCCTATGGCGCCGTCCCGGCGCAGCAGGGCGTGCGGGTCGAGGAGTCGATCATCATCGACCGCGTCCCGGACGACATCTACCTCTTCTGGCGCGACCACGCCAACCTCTCGAAGTTCATGACCGACGTGGTCGAGGTCACCTCGGCCGACGGCATCCACTCGCACTGGGTGGTCGGCGGGCCGATGGGGCTGACGCTGGAGTACGACGCCGAGATCCACAACGACGAGCCCGGCCGGCTGATCTCCTGGCGGTCGCTGCCCGGCGCCCAGCTCGCCACGGCGGGCACCGTCCGCTTCTCCCCCGCCGCCGGGGGGAGGGGCACGGAGGTCCGGGTGAACCAGAAGTTCGACCCGCCCGGCGGCAAGCTGACCGTCGGCCTGGCGAAGCTCCTCGGCCACGACCCGACCAGCGTGACCCGGGAGAACCTCCGCCGCCTGAAGCAGCTGATGGAGGCCGGCGAGGTCGCCACCATCTCCGGCCAGCCCTCCGGCCGGGCCTGA
- a CDS encoding Gfo/Idh/MocA family oxidoreductase — translation MTPKKGLSRRNFVGSVGVAAGAATFGIRAAGASPAQDRVRLGLIGAGSRGNQLLGEFLPRKEVQFVAVADVDDNHANETADRIAKDGGYDRPEAMRDYRTMLDRDDLDAVVIATPDHWHAHPTIHACQAGKDVYVEKPLAHNVAEGRAMVDAARKHERVVAVGTQQRSSDNFKTAVESIRQGKIGRVHWIQTWNFENISPYGMGIAPDSEAPSYVDYDAWLGPAPARPFNINRFHLLFRWFFDYAGGMMSDWGVHLNDIALWAIDQKGPSTVNTTGGIWCVKDDRDTPDTMQVVYEFPGDCVLTYSMRKGNGMPMNGHGYGILFCGTDGSLFIDRSGHEIIPDKLAEPYGIKLIKGEVPTRTINTQAEQVKAEDDGLPNHVDDFLRCLKTRERPVCDVEVTHHSTNTTHLGNISYVLGRKLTWDAETETFPGDDEANRLLSRPYRTGYELPKV, via the coding sequence ATGACCCCGAAGAAGGGACTCTCGCGTCGGAATTTCGTCGGCTCGGTCGGCGTCGCCGCCGGCGCCGCCACCTTCGGCATCCGGGCCGCCGGCGCCTCGCCGGCGCAGGACCGCGTCCGGCTCGGCCTGATCGGCGCCGGCAGCCGGGGCAACCAGCTGCTCGGCGAGTTCCTCCCCCGCAAGGAGGTCCAGTTCGTGGCCGTCGCCGACGTGGACGACAACCACGCGAACGAGACGGCCGACCGGATCGCCAAGGACGGCGGCTACGACCGCCCCGAGGCGATGCGAGACTACCGCACGATGCTCGACCGCGACGACCTGGACGCCGTCGTCATCGCCACCCCCGACCACTGGCACGCCCACCCCACGATCCACGCCTGCCAGGCCGGCAAGGATGTCTACGTGGAGAAGCCCCTGGCCCACAACGTGGCCGAGGGCCGGGCGATGGTCGACGCCGCCCGCAAGCACGAGCGGGTCGTCGCCGTCGGCACCCAGCAGCGCTCCAGCGACAACTTCAAGACGGCCGTCGAGTCGATCCGACAGGGCAAGATCGGCCGGGTCCACTGGATCCAGACCTGGAACTTCGAGAACATCAGCCCCTACGGCATGGGCATCGCCCCCGACAGCGAGGCCCCCTCCTACGTCGACTACGACGCCTGGCTCGGGCCCGCGCCGGCGCGGCCATTCAACATCAACCGCTTCCACCTCCTCTTCCGCTGGTTCTTCGATTACGCCGGCGGCATGATGAGCGACTGGGGCGTGCACCTCAACGACATCGCGCTGTGGGCGATCGACCAGAAGGGCCCGTCCACCGTCAACACCACCGGCGGCATCTGGTGCGTGAAGGACGACCGCGACACGCCGGACACCATGCAGGTCGTCTACGAGTTCCCCGGCGACTGCGTGCTGACGTACTCGATGCGCAAGGGGAACGGCATGCCGATGAACGGCCACGGCTACGGCATCCTCTTCTGCGGCACCGACGGCTCGCTGTTCATCGACCGCTCCGGCCACGAGATCATCCCCGACAAGCTGGCCGAGCCCTACGGCATCAAGCTCATCAAGGGGGAGGTCCCCACCCGGACCATCAACACCCAGGCCGAGCAGGTGAAGGCCGAGGACGACGGGCTCCCCAACCACGTCGACGACTTCCTCCGCTGCCTGAAGACCCGCGAACGCCCCGTCTGCGACGTGGAGGTCACCCACCACTCCACCAATACGACGCACCTGGGGAACATCTCCTACGTCCTCGGCCGCAAGCTGACCTGGGACGCCGAGACCGAGACCTTCCCCGGCGACGACGAGGCCAACCGCCTCCTCTCCCGCCCGTATCGCACCGGCTATGAGCTGCCGAAGGTCTGA